A genomic stretch from Deltaproteobacteria bacterium includes:
- a CDS encoding nucleotidyl transferase AbiEii/AbiGii toxin family protein, whose protein sequence is MKGKLHITYVLKVFEETQILKKLAFKGGTALRKCIYGKETRFSLDLDFTRIDQKTNPDDLILEVVQNLRKSAYGIQFNVAVKDFYVTDDQSACGAVIRYRHDWHEAFFKLEISLRETPSLPLVSMPLKAQAYFKYLEFSPFSVPCLQFEELLAEKIRAAAQRVRSRDLYDLAQAAEKPFIANLIRALTVTKFWNVRDIFDPQRFLEKIQSSRYDWDDLKQLLRRSGRIDSKKLIGNCQRRYQFLKNLTEDEKRMIADAKRHRLKEDFILSNCHNLF, encoded by the coding sequence CTGAAAGGGAAATTACACATAACTTATGTTTTAAAAGTTTTTGAAGAAACTCAAATTCTAAAGAAACTTGCGTTTAAAGGGGGTACAGCGCTTCGTAAATGTATCTATGGGAAAGAAACCCGATTTTCCCTTGATCTGGATTTTACAAGAATAGACCAGAAAACAAATCCAGATGACCTTATTCTCGAAGTGGTCCAAAATTTAAGGAAGTCGGCTTATGGAATTCAATTTAATGTAGCAGTGAAAGATTTTTATGTGACCGATGATCAATCTGCCTGTGGTGCAGTAATCCGTTATCGTCATGATTGGCATGAAGCTTTTTTTAAATTGGAAATCAGCCTTAGAGAAACACCTTCTTTACCTCTTGTCTCGATGCCACTCAAGGCGCAGGCTTATTTTAAGTATCTTGAGTTTTCTCCATTTTCTGTTCCTTGTTTGCAATTTGAGGAACTGCTGGCAGAGAAAATTCGAGCAGCCGCCCAGCGCGTTAGATCACGGGACCTTTATGATCTTGCTCAGGCTGCGGAGAAACCCTTTATTGCCAACTTGATCCGTGCTCTTACTGTGACTAAGTTCTGGAATGTTCGCGATATCTTTGATCCCCAAAGGTTTTTAGAAAAAATACAATCAAGTCGGTATGACTGGGATGATTTGAAACAGCTTCTTCGGAGAAGTGGAAGAATCGATTCCAAAAAATTGATTGGCAATTGCCAGCGTCGTTACCAATTCTTAAAAAACCTCACGGAAGACGAAAAAAGGATGATAGCCGATGCCAAACGACATCGCCTAAAAGAAGACTTCATTTTATCAAATTGCCATAATCTTTTTTGA
- a CDS encoding branched-chain amino acid transaminase translates to MTQKEKVGGVPKVDKIWLDGKMVPWDEAKVHVLTHTLHYGLGVFEGIRCYQRPDGKSVIFRLREHIDRLYDSAHILLIKIPFSKEEVIEACKEIFRVNKLKHGYLRPLVFLGDGAMGLHAVHNPIRVAIIAWEWGTYLGDEGVKNGIRAKVSSFTRHHVNVTMTKSKAVGNYINSILAKREAMLAGYEETIMLDTQGNVSECSGENLFSVRKGIVKTPPITSALEGITRDSVIQLLKREKIQVIETNLTRDELYIADEIFVTGTAAEITPIRELDDRMIGSGNPGTITKKVQALFKEASQGAATPFPEWQEVV, encoded by the coding sequence ATGACTCAAAAAGAAAAAGTAGGCGGTGTCCCTAAAGTCGATAAAATATGGCTCGATGGCAAGATGGTGCCCTGGGATGAAGCCAAAGTTCATGTGCTCACTCACACCTTGCATTATGGCTTGGGCGTTTTTGAGGGCATCCGCTGCTATCAGCGGCCAGACGGCAAAAGTGTGATCTTTCGCTTGCGTGAACACATTGACCGGCTTTATGACTCTGCCCATATCCTCTTAATTAAAATCCCCTTTTCTAAAGAAGAAGTGATCGAAGCCTGTAAAGAAATTTTCCGAGTTAATAAACTCAAACATGGTTACTTAAGACCTTTAGTTTTCTTGGGCGATGGGGCCATGGGCCTACATGCGGTGCATAATCCCATTCGCGTGGCCATTATCGCTTGGGAATGGGGGACTTATTTGGGCGATGAAGGTGTTAAAAATGGGATTCGCGCTAAAGTTTCGAGTTTTACCCGCCATCATGTGAATGTCACCATGACCAAAAGTAAAGCGGTGGGTAATTATATCAACTCCATCTTAGCCAAACGCGAAGCCATGCTGGCTGGCTATGAAGAGACCATCATGCTCGATACGCAAGGCAATGTAAGCGAGTGCAGTGGTGAAAATCTCTTCTCGGTTAGAAAAGGGATTGTCAAAACTCCCCCCATTACTAGCGCACTAGAAGGCATCACGCGTGATTCGGTCATTCAATTGCTCAAGCGAGAAAAAATTCAAGTGATTGAAACGAATCTTACTCGCGATGAACTTTATATCGCTGATGAAATCTTTGTAACCGGCACCGCCGCAGAGATCACGCCTATTCGTGAATTAGATGATCGTATGATTGGGAGTGGGAACCCTGGCACTATTACGAAAAAAGTTCAGGCTTTATTTAAAGAAGCAAGTCAGGGGGCTGCAACACCATTCCCCGAATGGCAGGAAGTCGTCTAA
- the mtnA gene encoding S-methyl-5-thioribose-1-phosphate isomerase, translated as MNLKFKTLEWKNNQLILLDQRKLPAQEIYHTYQTYQEVGLAIKDMVVRGAPAIGVAAGYAMALAALKSEDLQQAATYLKSTRPTAVNLAWAVERILKLKPKNLQVILNEAKAIEAEDIEMCRLMGKWGAELIENGKTYLTHCNAGALATAGQGTALSVFYEAKRQGKTFQVISSETRPYLQGARLTCWELSKNGIHTSLITDNMVAHLMKLGKIHGVFVGSDRIAANGDVANKIGTYGVATLAKAHAIPFYAVAPTSTIDLKTPSGEQIIIEERHPEEVTHLNGIPIAPAEINVFNYSFDVTPHELLSAIITEKGVAKKPFSEKLQGWLK; from the coding sequence ATGAACCTTAAATTTAAAACCCTTGAGTGGAAAAATAATCAGCTGATTTTATTAGATCAACGCAAACTTCCGGCCCAAGAAATTTATCACACTTATCAAACCTACCAAGAAGTGGGCCTTGCCATCAAAGATATGGTGGTACGAGGTGCGCCGGCCATTGGAGTTGCGGCAGGTTATGCCATGGCTTTGGCTGCATTGAAATCTGAAGACCTTCAACAAGCCGCTACTTACTTAAAATCTACGCGCCCTACCGCAGTCAATTTAGCCTGGGCCGTGGAAAGAATTTTAAAACTTAAGCCTAAAAATCTGCAGGTTATTCTCAACGAAGCCAAGGCCATTGAAGCAGAAGACATTGAGATGTGCAGACTCATGGGCAAATGGGGCGCTGAATTGATTGAAAATGGCAAAACCTATCTTACCCATTGCAATGCCGGTGCATTGGCAACGGCAGGGCAAGGAACTGCCCTTTCGGTATTTTATGAAGCCAAACGCCAGGGAAAAACTTTTCAAGTGATCTCGAGTGAAACCAGGCCTTATTTACAAGGGGCTAGGCTCACCTGCTGGGAGCTTTCTAAAAATGGAATTCACACCTCACTGATAACCGACAATATGGTTGCCCATTTGATGAAGCTTGGGAAAATTCACGGGGTCTTTGTGGGCAGCGACCGCATTGCAGCCAATGGTGATGTGGCCAATAAAATTGGCACCTATGGGGTGGCAACCTTAGCCAAGGCCCATGCCATCCCATTTTATGCCGTGGCACCTACTTCTACGATTGATCTAAAAACCCCTAGTGGAGAACAGATTATTATCGAAGAACGACACCCCGAAGAAGTCACCCATCTTAATGGCATCCCCATTGCCCCCGCAGAAATAAACGTCTTCAATTATAGTTTTGACGTCACCCCTCACGAACTGCTAAGCGCCATCATTACTGAAAAAGGAGTTGCAAAAAAACCGTTTTCAGAGAAACTACAAGGATGGCTCAAATGA
- a CDS encoding type II toxin-antitoxin system Phd/YefM family antitoxin, whose amino-acid sequence MNKHINIHDAKTNLSKYLQSLKEGDVLTICKHNIPVAEVRPIPKKKKNQRPIGLAKGKINITDDFNDPLPDEILDLFYKSPIFPSK is encoded by the coding sequence ATGAACAAGCATATTAACATTCATGATGCAAAAACTAATCTTTCCAAATACTTACAATCTCTAAAAGAAGGGGATGTGTTAACGATTTGCAAGCATAATATCCCGGTGGCCGAAGTGCGCCCTATTCCTAAAAAAAAGAAAAACCAACGCCCGATTGGGCTGGCCAAAGGTAAGATTAATATTACTGATGATTTTAATGATCCCTTGCCCGATGAAATTCTAGATTTATTTTATAAAAGCCCTATTTTCCCATCTAAATAA
- a CDS encoding nucleotidyltransferase: MMLNALIKITTLFKNNDINYCVIGGLAMMLYNGRANTVDIDFYVLVDDLKIIKNLLTNHQIPVKSRGEYQLQAKVDGVPIDLLYADHYIGSDVVHRAVEKKLGDKFVRIATPEDIIVLKTLANRSVDRRDIEELRELFGKKLDEKYIQKTIKRINKLLSS, encoded by the coding sequence ATGATGCTTAATGCCTTGATCAAGATAACAACCCTTTTTAAGAACAACGATATTAATTATTGCGTGATTGGTGGGTTAGCCATGATGCTTTATAATGGAAGGGCTAATACCGTCGATATTGATTTTTATGTCTTAGTTGATGATCTAAAGATTATTAAAAATCTTTTAACAAATCACCAAATACCTGTAAAATCCCGAGGAGAATACCAACTACAAGCCAAAGTCGATGGAGTTCCCATCGATCTTTTATATGCTGACCATTATATAGGATCCGACGTTGTTCATCGAGCCGTCGAAAAAAAACTTGGCGATAAATTCGTAAGAATTGCCACACCTGAAGACATCATTGTTCTTAAAACCCTGGCTAACCGCAGCGTAGATCGTCGCGACATTGAAGAACTACGAGAGTTATTCGGGAAAAAACTTGACGAAAAATACATTCAAAAAACCATCAAGCGTATCAACAAATTATTAAGCTCCTAA
- a CDS encoding MarR family transcriptional regulator, with the protein MKGLLNSTAKEKVLLYLGLRGGCSGRRLAKVLKKSPSQIFKALNQLIKAGIIKKEPSCTFYVLNRHYPYYEELISIILKKSEHLPKSNLIIPKIQLNRKVDPIAVYEILELRNSNLSYPKLSKALSKYDA; encoded by the coding sequence ATGAAAGGACTCCTCAACAGTACCGCCAAAGAGAAAGTTTTATTGTATTTAGGTCTACGAGGGGGATGCAGTGGCAGAAGATTGGCCAAGGTTCTAAAAAAAAGCCCCTCGCAGATCTTTAAAGCCTTAAATCAATTGATCAAGGCGGGTATTATCAAGAAAGAACCCTCCTGCACTTTCTATGTCCTAAATCGCCACTACCCTTACTATGAAGAACTTATAAGCATAATCCTCAAGAAAAGCGAGCACCTCCCTAAATCTAACCTTATTATTCCTAAAATCCAATTGAACAGAAAAGTAGACCCCATTGCGGTTTATGAGATTCTGGAATTAAGGAATTCAAACCTATCCTATCCTAAACTTTCAAAGGCCTTAAGTAAATATGATGCTTAA
- the gatB gene encoding Asp-tRNA(Asn)/Glu-tRNA(Gln) amidotransferase subunit GatB: MTQYETVIGLEVHAQLKTKSKIFCSCPTTFGEPPNKNTCPVCLGLPGVLPVLNKTAVEYAIKAGLATHCKVQKRSIWARKNYFYPDLPKGYQISQYEFPLCLDGYLEFYVKDQKKRVQIQRIHMEEDAGKLLHDFGHPDSSHVDLNRAGTPLVEIVSSPDLRSSEEASAYLKHLRNILVYLDVCDGNMEEGSFRCDANVSLRPVGSEKLGTRAELKNINSFKFVEKAIEYEVARQEAILNEGGRVVQETRLFNSAKGITESMRSKEEAHDYRYFPDPDLLPLIIDDAWLKEIQKNLPELGHQKAERFERDYAIPHYDAEVLTAEKEVALYFEEVVKQCGDAKRASNIIMTEMLGLAAKGEKPFETIPAIELGKAITMTLKGTISGKMLKDVILAMHTEKQSAETIVNKMGGQLSDSSAIEAIIDKVLAANPDNVQQYKSGKDKLFGFFVGQVMKESKGKANPQVVNDLLKKKLF, from the coding sequence ATGACGCAATATGAAACCGTCATTGGGCTAGAAGTTCACGCTCAACTCAAAACCAAGTCAAAGATTTTTTGCTCATGCCCAACAACTTTTGGTGAACCGCCTAATAAAAACACTTGCCCAGTTTGTTTGGGGCTACCTGGCGTGTTACCGGTATTGAATAAAACCGCTGTGGAATATGCCATCAAAGCAGGCCTGGCGACTCATTGCAAAGTTCAAAAACGCAGCATTTGGGCCCGCAAAAACTATTTTTACCCTGACCTCCCCAAAGGCTATCAAATTTCCCAATATGAATTTCCTCTTTGTTTAGATGGCTATTTAGAATTTTATGTCAAAGATCAAAAGAAGCGAGTGCAAATTCAGCGCATCCACATGGAAGAAGATGCCGGGAAATTACTACACGACTTTGGCCACCCTGATTCCAGCCATGTCGACCTTAACCGCGCAGGAACGCCCTTGGTGGAAATCGTAAGCAGCCCTGATCTTCGCAGTTCTGAAGAAGCAAGCGCGTATCTAAAACACTTGCGCAATATTTTAGTTTATCTCGATGTGTGTGATGGCAACATGGAAGAAGGCAGCTTTCGCTGTGATGCCAATGTTTCCCTACGACCCGTGGGTTCAGAAAAATTAGGCACCCGTGCCGAATTAAAAAACATCAACAGTTTTAAATTTGTAGAAAAGGCCATCGAATATGAAGTCGCCCGCCAAGAAGCGATATTAAATGAAGGTGGCCGTGTGGTACAAGAAACTCGCTTATTTAATTCTGCCAAAGGCATCACGGAATCTATGCGCAGCAAAGAAGAAGCCCACGACTATCGCTACTTTCCCGATCCTGATTTATTACCACTCATCATCGATGACGCTTGGCTTAAAGAGATTCAAAAGAACTTACCTGAATTGGGTCATCAAAAGGCAGAACGCTTTGAACGCGATTATGCTATTCCCCATTATGATGCCGAAGTTCTAACGGCTGAAAAAGAAGTTGCCCTCTATTTTGAGGAAGTGGTGAAACAATGTGGTGATGCCAAAAGGGCTAGCAACATTATTATGACCGAGATGTTGGGCTTAGCTGCCAAAGGAGAAAAACCTTTTGAGACTATCCCAGCCATTGAACTGGGCAAAGCCATCACCATGACCCTCAAAGGCACCATTAGCGGCAAAATGCTCAAAGATGTGATTTTGGCCATGCACACGGAAAAACAAAGCGCCGAAACCATTGTCAACAAAATGGGTGGCCAACTTTCGGATAGCAGTGCCATTGAAGCCATTATTGATAAAGTCCTAGCTGCCAACCCTGACAATGTTCAACAATACAAATCGGGCAAAGATAAATTATTTGGTTTTTTTGTAGGCCAAGTAATGAAAGAATCCAAAGGCAAGGCCAATCCCCAAGTAGTCAACGATCTGTTGAAGAAAAAATTATTTTGA
- the gatA gene encoding Asp-tRNA(Asn)/Glu-tRNA(Gln) amidotransferase subunit GatA encodes MELAHLTLFEIHQKIKAKEISCQEITAAQLKRIEKLNAQLNAFITLCPEKAMARAQELDQHLAKNPASDLPPLFGVPMGLKDIFLTEGVRTTCASKILGDYIPPYNSTAVQKLLNAGIILTGKLNMDEFAMGSSNETSHFGPCKNPWDLNRVPGGSSGGSASAVSSGISYATLGTDTGGSIRQPASLTSIVGLKPTYGRVSRYGVIAFASSLDQVGPMAKDVRDCALMLQTIAGYDPKDSTSVNQPVPNYLAALKKDLKGIRLGIPQEYFAEGLDPEIEKSLQQALQTLKELGATVKPVQLPHTEYGVPTYYILAPAEASSNLARYDGVRYGFRAKNIETLLDLYEQSKTQGFGSEVKRRIMLGSYVLSAGYYDAYYLKAQKVRTLIRQDFLNALKEVDALVTPTSPTCAFKLGEKTDDPLKMYLSDIYTINVNLAGLPGMCVPCGFNSQNLPIGMQLIAGPFAEEKLFHVAFAYEQATVWHKRRPTL; translated from the coding sequence ATGGAACTAGCTCACCTCACCCTTTTTGAAATTCATCAAAAAATTAAAGCCAAAGAAATTTCTTGCCAAGAAATAACGGCCGCTCAACTTAAACGTATTGAAAAATTGAATGCACAACTCAATGCGTTTATCACGCTATGCCCAGAAAAGGCCATGGCTAGGGCGCAAGAGCTTGATCAACATTTAGCAAAAAATCCTGCTAGCGATTTGCCCCCACTATTTGGGGTACCCATGGGCCTCAAAGATATTTTCTTAACCGAAGGGGTTCGCACCACCTGTGCTTCCAAGATTCTGGGAGATTATATTCCCCCTTATAACAGCACGGCCGTACAGAAACTTTTAAATGCTGGCATTATTCTCACGGGAAAACTGAACATGGATGAATTTGCCATGGGTTCGAGTAACGAAACTTCACATTTTGGCCCCTGCAAAAACCCATGGGATCTAAACCGTGTTCCTGGGGGAAGCAGTGGTGGTTCTGCATCGGCGGTCAGCTCAGGGATTTCTTATGCTACCCTTGGCACCGACACGGGTGGATCAATCCGTCAACCCGCTAGCCTCACCAGTATTGTGGGTCTCAAACCTACCTATGGTCGGGTGTCGCGTTATGGCGTTATTGCCTTTGCTTCGTCGCTCGATCAAGTGGGCCCCATGGCCAAAGACGTGCGCGATTGTGCTTTAATGTTGCAAACCATTGCGGGCTACGACCCCAAAGATTCCACCTCGGTCAATCAGCCCGTGCCCAACTATCTTGCGGCCTTAAAAAAAGACCTCAAGGGCATTCGCTTAGGTATCCCTCAAGAATATTTTGCCGAAGGGCTGGACCCAGAAATCGAAAAATCCTTGCAACAAGCCTTACAAACTTTGAAAGAACTGGGCGCTACTGTCAAACCTGTTCAATTGCCTCACACCGAATATGGCGTACCCACTTATTATATCTTGGCCCCAGCTGAGGCGAGCAGCAACCTGGCCCGCTACGATGGGGTACGTTATGGTTTTCGTGCTAAAAATATTGAAACCTTGTTGGATTTATATGAGCAATCCAAAACACAAGGGTTTGGCAGTGAAGTTAAACGGCGCATTATGCTCGGCTCTTATGTGCTTTCTGCCGGTTACTATGATGCTTATTATTTGAAGGCCCAAAAAGTACGCACCCTCATTCGACAAGATTTTTTAAATGCCTTAAAAGAAGTAGATGCCCTGGTAACTCCAACCTCCCCCACTTGCGCTTTCAAACTCGGAGAAAAAACCGACGACCCTTTAAAAATGTATTTGTCTGACATTTACACCATTAATGTTAACTTAGCCGGTTTGCCAGGCATGTGCGTGCCTTGTGGTTTTAATTCTCAAAATTTACCGATTGGCATGCAACTCATTGCTGGCCCCTTTGCCGAAGAAAAATTATTTCACGTAGCTTTTGCTTATGAACAAGCCACCGTTTGGCATAAGAGGAGGCCTACGTTATGA
- the gatC gene encoding Asp-tRNA(Asn)/Glu-tRNA(Gln) amidotransferase subunit GatC: MISRDDVIKAAKLAKLRLKEEEIQVYTEQLQNILHHVEKLNSLNTSNIEPTSHAVDTQAIFREDIAHPCDILEKVFAVAPDTEDRFFRVPKVI, from the coding sequence ATGATTTCTCGCGATGATGTTATTAAGGCAGCCAAGCTCGCTAAGCTTCGACTCAAAGAAGAAGAAATTCAAGTTTATACTGAACAGTTGCAAAACATTTTACACCATGTGGAAAAGCTTAACTCACTTAATACGAGTAACATTGAACCCACTTCTCATGCTGTCGATACCCAAGCCATTTTTCGTGAAGACATCGCCCACCCTTGTGATATTTTAGAAAAAGTCTTTGCAGTAGCCCCCGACACCGAAGACCGGTTTTTCCGCGTCCCCAAAGTTATCTAA
- a CDS encoding zf-TFIIB domain-containing protein, which translates to MDATKKSPEEEFFAKQEIEKRKAFTDKIKKEMAEKEKTQLKNLHFMHCPKCGMELHAILYRGVTIDKCFSCGGVYLDQGELEELAGQESGFLKKVLQVFENK; encoded by the coding sequence ATGGATGCCACCAAAAAGAGCCCCGAAGAAGAATTTTTTGCCAAACAAGAAATTGAAAAACGCAAAGCCTTTACTGACAAAATCAAAAAAGAAATGGCTGAAAAAGAAAAAACCCAGCTAAAAAACCTTCATTTTATGCATTGCCCCAAATGTGGCATGGAGCTTCACGCTATTTTATATCGAGGGGTTACGATTGACAAATGTTTCTCTTGCGGTGGAGTTTATCTTGACCAAGGCGAACTAGAAGAGTTAGCGGGTCAAGAGAGTGGTTTTTTGAAAAAGGTTTTACAAGTTTTTGAAAACAAATAA
- a CDS encoding prepilin peptidase — protein sequence MLILPSPFGQIGFFVLGALWGSFLNVCIVRIPQEQSIVFPASHCPHCQRALSWHENIPLFSYLFLRGQCRTCHQKISSRYFWVELLTAGLGLLTYYYLTPWPVALLYFLLLVCPLIVLSFIDLEHQILPNVITLPGVLVGLVVRQAHLYILHITEGPLLDLNKLMLQTLVDSCMGVLVGAGTLFLLSVFYHKIRKREGLGFGDVKLAAMLGAFFGWKPVFVIFLIASITGSIVGLIYILFSKKDLKAAIPFGPFLALGALFQLYWGQAFLQAYFKFFKNLIH from the coding sequence ATGTTGATACTTCCATCCCCCTTTGGGCAAATAGGATTTTTTGTTTTAGGCGCGTTGTGGGGTTCTTTTCTTAATGTATGTATTGTGCGTATTCCCCAAGAGCAATCCATTGTGTTTCCTGCCTCGCATTGCCCGCATTGCCAGCGGGCTTTAAGCTGGCATGAAAATATCCCACTTTTTTCTTACTTATTTTTAAGAGGGCAATGTCGCACCTGCCATCAAAAAATTAGTAGCCGTTATTTTTGGGTAGAATTATTAACCGCAGGTTTAGGATTATTAACCTATTATTATTTAACCCCTTGGCCGGTGGCCCTGCTTTATTTTCTGTTGTTGGTGTGTCCGTTGATTGTCTTGTCTTTTATTGATCTTGAACATCAAATTTTGCCGAATGTTATTACTTTGCCCGGTGTTTTGGTGGGATTGGTCGTACGACAGGCCCATCTTTATATACTTCATATAACCGAAGGGCCATTGCTGGATTTGAATAAGCTCATGCTGCAAACCCTGGTGGATTCTTGCATGGGGGTGTTAGTTGGAGCTGGCACTTTGTTTTTGCTCAGCGTGTTTTATCACAAAATTCGCAAGCGAGAGGGTTTAGGTTTTGGCGATGTGAAACTGGCGGCTATGTTGGGGGCATTTTTTGGCTGGAAACCCGTGTTTGTGATTTTTTTAATCGCATCGATTACCGGATCCATTGTGGGGCTTATTTATATTTTGTTTTCGAAAAAAGATTTGAAAGCGGCCATTCCCTTTGGGCCTTTCTTAGCACTCGGCGCCCTTTTTCAACTTTATTGGGGGCAGGCCTTTTTGCAAGCTTACTTCAAGTTTTTTAAAAATTTGATCCATTGA
- a CDS encoding helix-turn-helix transcriptional regulator, whose amino-acid sequence MLREQQLLSKAELARKAGLSALTIDRIESGIPCRMDTMRKIILALGFQLTDKEKVFPA is encoded by the coding sequence ATGTTGCGCGAACAGCAATTGTTGAGCAAGGCAGAATTGGCGCGTAAAGCAGGTTTGTCGGCTTTAACGATCGATCGCATTGAATCGGGCATCCCCTGTCGAATGGACACCATGCGAAAAATAATTCTCGCCCTTGGTTTTCAGCTCACCGATAAAGAAAAAGTTTTTCCAGCATGA
- the aroC gene encoding chorismate synthase, whose amino-acid sequence MTSLRYLTSGESHGPALNLILEGMPAGVPITLEAINHQLLRRQKGYGRGGRMKIETDQAIVMSGIRHGKTLGSPIAIRIENKDWNVWQQEMSLWPISGDPKREVTSPRPGHADLSGGLKYNFKDLRNVLERASARETTSRVAVGALCRQLLEHFGFVLAGHVVAVGDICWDGLRPSAKEILERTEEAPMRCLDPQIETKMMARVDEAKKAGDSVGGVFEVIVEGVPPGLGSHVHWDRKLDGRLAQALCSIQAVKGVEIGEAFRQAHLPGSQVHDGIFYNAQQKKFFHKTNRAGGLEGGMTNGEPLILRGALKPIATLYTPLHSVDVVTKKEFEAAVERSDTCVVPAASVIAENVVAITLADAFLEKFGGDSLDEIRHNYEAYLQQIHSY is encoded by the coding sequence ATGACTTCATTAAGATATCTCACCAGTGGCGAATCCCATGGCCCAGCTTTAAATCTCATTTTGGAAGGTATGCCAGCAGGGGTGCCCATCACACTTGAAGCCATCAATCATCAATTGCTACGTCGGCAAAAAGGTTATGGCCGGGGTGGGCGCATGAAAATCGAAACCGATCAGGCGATTGTGATGTCGGGGATTCGTCATGGCAAAACCTTAGGCAGCCCGATTGCTATCCGTATTGAAAATAAAGATTGGAATGTTTGGCAACAAGAGATGAGTCTTTGGCCTATCTCGGGAGATCCAAAACGCGAAGTAACTTCGCCGCGCCCTGGCCATGCCGATCTTTCGGGTGGGCTTAAATATAATTTTAAAGATTTGCGCAATGTTTTAGAAAGGGCCTCGGCTCGTGAAACCACGTCGCGCGTGGCCGTAGGGGCCTTGTGTCGCCAATTGTTAGAGCATTTTGGTTTTGTGCTGGCAGGCCATGTGGTGGCAGTGGGAGATATTTGTTGGGATGGCCTTCGCCCATCGGCCAAAGAAATTCTTGAACGCACCGAAGAGGCCCCTATGCGGTGCTTAGACCCACAAATCGAAACCAAGATGATGGCACGAGTCGATGAAGCTAAAAAAGCAGGCGATTCTGTGGGTGGAGTTTTTGAAGTGATTGTAGAAGGTGTTCCGCCGGGTCTAGGCAGCCATGTGCATTGGGATCGAAAACTCGATGGGAGGCTCGCGCAAGCGCTTTGTTCTATTCAGGCGGTCAAAGGTGTAGAAATCGGCGAAGCCTTTAGACAAGCTCATTTACCAGGCAGCCAAGTGCATGATGGAATTTTTTATAACGCACAACAAAAGAAATTTTTTCACAAAACGAATCGTGCGGGTGGTTTAGAAGGGGGCATGACCAATGGTGAGCCCCTCATTTTACGTGGTGCTCTCAAACCTATCGCCACTTTGTATACTCCACTGCACTCAGTCGATGTGGTCACCAAAAAAGAATTCGAAGCAGCTGTCGAGCGCTCAGATACTTGTGTCGTTCCTGCGGCTAGCGTGATTGCTGAAAATGTAGTGGCAATCACCTTGGCCGATGCCTTTTTAGAAAAGTTTGGCGGCGATAGTCTTGATGAAATTCGCCACAACTACGAAGCCTATTTACAACAAATCCATTCCTATTAA